Proteins found in one Sorghum bicolor cultivar BTx623 chromosome 1, Sorghum_bicolor_NCBIv3, whole genome shotgun sequence genomic segment:
- the LOC8085730 gene encoding tobamovirus multiplication protein 3 isoform X2, with product MGAEDVRMRCGCVASPLTATSLFAAFGFLLYGGRLFLMLQRFPVESKGRRKKLNEVGYVTAICFGCFLTRCIMMCLSAFNKDADLDVLNHPILNFFYYLLVEIVPLSLVLFILRKLPPKRGIAQYHPIH from the exons ATGGGTGCAGAGGACGTGAGGATGCGATGCGGGTGCGTCGCGAGCCCGTTGACAG CTACATCCTTATTTGCTGCCTTTGGTTTCCTTCTCTATGGAGGGAG GTTATTCCTGATGTTGCAGCGTTTCCCTGTTGAGTCAAAAGGTCGTCGGAAAAAGTTGAATGAG GTTGGCTATGTGACCGCCATTTGCTTTGGTTGCTTCTTGACCAGATGCATAATG ATGTGCTTAAGTGCATTTAATAAAGATGCTGATCTTGATGTTCTGAACCATCCAATCCTGAACTTCTTTTACTACTTG CTGGTTGAGATTGTACCCTTGTCTTTGGTGTTGTTCATCTTACGGAAACTGCCGCCAAAACGTGGGATTGCACAGTACCATCCAATACATTAG
- the LOC8085730 gene encoding tobamovirus multiplication protein 3 isoform X1, whose translation MASPTRETLSSYSELIDKQVREEKLPLDDEHNNKKIKFQPQITKEAKFQPNFLSGLDREGGLGERSQMGAEDVRMRCGCVASPLTATSLFAAFGFLLYGGRLFLMLQRFPVESKGRRKKLNEVGYVTAICFGCFLTRCIMMCLSAFNKDADLDVLNHPILNFFYYLLVEIVPLSLVLFILRKLPPKRGIAQYHPIH comes from the exons ATGGCATCGCCAACCAGAGAGACATTGTCTTCATATTCTGAATTGATAGATAAGCAAGTGAGAGAAGAAAAACTtccattggatgatgaacataataataaaaagataaaatttcagCCTCAAATtactaaagaggcaaaatttcagccaAATTTTTTGTCGGGACTAGATCGGGAAGGTGGATTGGGGGAGAGGAGCCAGATGGGTGCAGAGGACGTGAGGATGCGATGCGGGTGCGTCGCGAGCCCGTTGACAG CTACATCCTTATTTGCTGCCTTTGGTTTCCTTCTCTATGGAGGGAG GTTATTCCTGATGTTGCAGCGTTTCCCTGTTGAGTCAAAAGGTCGTCGGAAAAAGTTGAATGAG GTTGGCTATGTGACCGCCATTTGCTTTGGTTGCTTCTTGACCAGATGCATAATG ATGTGCTTAAGTGCATTTAATAAAGATGCTGATCTTGATGTTCTGAACCATCCAATCCTGAACTTCTTTTACTACTTG CTGGTTGAGATTGTACCCTTGTCTTTGGTGTTGTTCATCTTACGGAAACTGCCGCCAAAACGTGGGATTGCACAGTACCATCCAATACATTAG